From Pyxicephalus adspersus chromosome 7, UCB_Pads_2.0, whole genome shotgun sequence, a single genomic window includes:
- the PRR35 gene encoding proline-rich protein 35, producing the protein MSKDEEVGCKLNATCKHKERKPKKPHYIPRPWGKPYNYKCFQCPFTCMEKSHLYNHMKYSLCKNSLSLLIESDWPYKKNNFLVPEVNLHHEAPTEANRDKQEACDSSASSTKQVVEKSSEVQRFMEEQDERLEDEEDDIVGQAQKERAKNLPPQQVIAGKIEVNGNDTTGIKGKKEILSKEGEPEFIITDVYSLEGHGEKDREEQRFVKVPRKTSNNLGNPRLDQWKLLTNTLKKSVVDTPVGCSGTNIIPCYPPPTYTDYQEHQGLSLLGLNYPKSNNLFSYLNPTMTSGTAQLPFLASTAQLMHPAHFSHFQALQNTERSSFIPQFYYPLLFDHTFSTTENKMAGKPINQGQLGNTAFVTTAKAKPPVDPQKTCLLKSQEANTLLSWGPGDKLQNPTLAHNKSTQEGEPKWVPHTVREIIQQQKEILGVYGLQASRINENATPKGTTDVSQWEKASPTRCVKRKTWLDRDKTEIIMDQTTSSLEGDRTYHNSSCSPITTPDHWREKSPILEMATRKSRRGSEPPPEHSEPMAVNASLLIGDLSRTLEEYGRVEQKLANLTSDDSGRQKTLSEQLGKIRLELLHIHNALEKASCTHEGPLDLSVKKAEDVKEDPEKVQPSPDPLIPPPECSQKQVVKVELLPPDLVTCYARPTKCEADSSVLVCPDGRIGSTGVAPTQVPVQEEGSGAGVSFSRRIQLENV; encoded by the exons ATGTCTAAAGATGAAGAAGTTGGTTGTAAGTTAAATGCCACCTGTAAACATAAAGAACGCAAACCCAAAAAGCCTCATTATATTCCTCGACCTTGGGGGAAGCCATACAACTACAAATGCTTCCAGTGTccttttacctgcatggagaaaTCACATCTCTACAATCACATGAAATACAGCCTGTGCAAGAACTCTTTGTCCCTCCTGATAGAGTCTGACTGGCCCTACAAGAAGAACAACTTCCTTGTCCCAGAAGTCAATCTACATCATGAAGCACCTACAGAAGCCAACCGAGACAAACAAGAAGCTTGTGACTCATCTGCATCATCTACAAAACAGGTTGTCGAGAAATCTTCTGAGGTTCAGAGATTCATGGAGGAACAAGATGAGAGGTTGGAAGATGAAGAGGACGACATAGTAGGGCAAGCTCAAAAAGAAAGAGCCAAGAACCTCCCCCCTCAACAGGTCATTGCTGGaaaaattgaagtcaatggtAACGATACAACTGGTATAAAGGGCAAGAAGGAGATATTAAGTAAAGAAGGTGAGCCAGAATTTATTATCACTGATGTCTATTCTTTAGAAGGGCATGGTGAAAAGGATAGAGAAGAACAGAGATTTGTGAAGGTTCCCAGGAAGACATCCAACAACTTGGGAAACCCTCGGCTTGATCAGTGGAAACTTTTAACCAACACTCTTAAAAAAAGTGTAGTTGATACACCAGTAGGGTGCAGTGGTACTAATATCATTCCATGCTACCCACCTCCAACATATACTGATTATCAGGAACACCAAGGTCTCTCCCTTCTGGGTCTCAACTACCCCAAAAGTAACAACCTCTTCTCCTACCTAAACCCCACCATGACAAGTGGCACAGCTCAGTTGCCCTTTTTAGCGTCCACAGCTCAGCTAATGCATCCTGCACATTTCTCCCATTTCCAAGCTTTACAAAACACTGAACGATCCTCATTTATTCCCCAGTTCTACTACCCTTTGCTTTTTGACCATACATTCAGCACAACTGAGAACAAGATGGCAGGGAAACCAATAAACCAAGGTCAACTAGGAAACACGGCATTTGTCACCACGGCAAAGGCAAAGCCACCAGTTGATCCTCAGAAGACCTGTTTACTCAAATCCCAAGAAGCTAATACTCTCCTTTCATGGGGACCTGGAGACAAGCTGCAGAACCCAACATTGGCCCACAACAAGTCAACTCAAGAAGGTGAGCCAAAATGGGTACCCCATACAGTAAGGGAAATCATTCAACAACAGAAGGAGATTTTGGGTGTTTATGGGTTGCAAGCCTccagaataaatgaaaatgccACACCTAAAGGAACAACGGATGTATCTCAATGGGAAAAAGCGAGCCCTACAAGATGTGTCAAGAGAAAGACATGGCTGGACAGAGATAAGACGGAAATCATAATGGACCAGACCACATCTTCACTTGAAGGAGACAGAACCTACCATAACAG CTCTTGTTCTCCCATAACCACTCCTGATCACTGGAGAGAGAAAAGCCCAATTCTTGAGATGGCCACCAGGAAGAGTAGACGAGGATCTGAACCCCCTCCAGAACATTCAGAACCCATGGCGGTCAATGCATCTCTGCTCATTGGGGATCTCTCCAGAACCCTAGAAGAATATGGGAGAGTGGAGCAAAAGTTGGCCAATCTGACATCTGATGACAGCGGACGACAGAAAACTCTATCAGAACAACTTGGCAAGATACGGTTAGAGCTGCTGCACATCCACAATGCTCTGGAGAAAGCATCTTGTACTCATGAAGGTCCATTGGACCTTTCTgtcaagaaggctgaagatgtCAAGGAAGATCCAGAAAAAGTCCAACCAAGTCCAGATCCACTAATACCTCCTCCTGAGTGCTCTCAGAAACAAGTAGTAAAAGTAGAACTTTTACCCCCAGATCTGGTAACATGTTATGCCCGTCCAACCAAGTGTGAAGCTGATTCCAGTGTGCTGGTTTGCCCAGATGGCAGAAttggtagcactggggttgcaccAACGCAGGTTCCTGTACAGGAGGAGGGCAGTGGAGCAGGTGTATCATTTAGTAGACGGATACAGTTGGAGAATGTTTAG